The uncultured Eubacteriales bacterium region CCTCTTCCTTGCCTCCCGTCTGGACATGGCCAAGCGGGCGGAGATCCGCCGGGCCGCAATCGTCGGCCTCCTGCTCTTAGTGGCCGCCATCGTGGTCATCAACCTGATCAAGATCGGCTGGGGCCGACCCCGGCTGCGCAGCATGACGGACCCGGCCGCCCAGTTTACTCCCTGGTATCTGCCCCAGAGCGTGGCGGCGGGTGAGGAATTCAAGTCCTTCCCCTCGGGCCACACGGCCAACGCCGCCGTCCTCCTCTGGATAACCCTACTGCCCGCCTTCATCAACAAGCTGAAGGGGAAGGAGGCCCTGCTCCTGGTCCTCGCCTGGGCCTGGGTCGCGCTGGTGGCGTTAAGCCGCATCGTAATGGGGGCCCATTTCGGCAGCGACGTCACCATGGGCGCAATACTTACCTACACCGTCTTCGTCGCTCTCCGCGCCTGGAAGTACCGTGCCGCGGGGAAACAGCAGACCGTCAAATCCGCTTAAAATTGAAAGGAGAACGTATGATGAAACAGCCTTTCCCGAAGAATTTCCTCTGGGGCGGAGCCACCGCTGCCAACCAGTGTGAGGGCGCGTGGAACGTGGACGGCAAGGGCGTCAGCACCGCCGACATGATGACCGCGGGTGATTTGAAGACCCCCCGCGTCTTCACCCCCGAGCTGGACCCTAGCGCACACTACCCCTCCCACGATGCCATCGACCTCTATCACCACTATAAGGAGGATATTGCCCTCTTCGGTGAGATGGGCTTCAAGGTCTACCGTATGTCTATCGCCTGGACCCGCATTTTCCCGGGCGGGGACGACGCCGAGCCCAACCGTGCCGGCATTGAGTTCTACCGCAGTGTCTTCGAGGAGTGCCGCAAGTATGGCATCGAGCCTCTGGTCACCCTCTCTCACTATGAAATGCCCTATCACCTGGCCCAGAAGTGGGACGGCTGGGCCGACCGGCGTACTATCGACTGTTTTGTGAAATACGCCGCCACCTGCTTTACCGAGTTCAAGGGTCTGGTCAAGTACTGGCTCACCTTTAACGAGATCAACGTCCTGGCCATGCCCTTCGGCGGCCTTATGGCGGGCGGCATTATGCCCAAAGAGTCCACCTCCTTGTTTGGCGCCGCCATGAAGCCCGAAACCCCTGAGGACGCCAGCAGGCGATTCCAGGCCCTGCACAACCAGTTCGTAGCCTCCGCCAAGGCGGTACAGATCGCCCACGGCGTGGACCATGAGAACAGGGTGGGCTGCATGATCGCGGGCTTT contains the following coding sequences:
- a CDS encoding putative phosphoesterase (Evidence 3 : Function proposed based on presence of conserved amino acid motif, structural feature or limited homology), with amino-acid sequence MRASKRELIVTYSVLAALLLLFTFLDLPLSQAVFNLKSPFGRFFEIFGETPGLLVGAFSAAALFVTRDRKTLWKNILSVLGFGLLALLFSLMGALMVNNYLTHGDLSMAVILPEGLVLFALLLFLASRLDMAKRAEIRRAAIVGLLLLVAAIVVINLIKIGWGRPRLRSMTDPAAQFTPWYLPQSVAAGEEFKSFPSGHTANAAVLLWITLLPAFINKLKGKEALLLVLAWAWVALVALSRIVMGAHFGSDVTMGAILTYTVFVALRAWKYRAAGKQQTVKSA
- the ascB gene encoding cryptic 6-phospho-beta-glucosidase (Evidence 2a : Function of homologous gene experimentally demonstrated in an other organism; PubMedId : 1630307; Product type e : enzyme); translation: MMKQPFPKNFLWGGATAANQCEGAWNVDGKGVSTADMMTAGDLKTPRVFTPELDPSAHYPSHDAIDLYHHYKEDIALFGEMGFKVYRMSIAWTRIFPGGDDAEPNRAGIEFYRSVFEECRKYGIEPLVTLSHYEMPYHLAQKWDGWADRRTIDCFVKYAATCFTEFKGLVKYWLTFNEINVLAMPFGGLMAGGIMPKESTSLFGAAMKPETPEDASRRFQALHNQFVASAKAVQIAHGVDHENRVGCMIAGFASYPFTCAPEDVVLNQQKMQDGNYYCGDVMVRGAYPGFAQRIWDSCGAKVEFYPGDEDTLKVGHVDFYSFSYYSSGCVSADPENNKDGMMNMMMGLKNPYLKASDWGWTIDSVGLRIFLGEIYGRYNVPVMVVENGLGQDDAVEADGAIHDPYRIDYLRAHVEAMRDALADGVDLMGYTPWGCIDLISASTGEMKKRYGFIYVDKDNDGNGTLERSRKDSFFWYKKCIASDGTELD